The Fretibacterium sp. OH1220_COT-178 genomic sequence TGGACGAGCCGCAATTGACGCTGAACCGGATCGCCGAGAAGATCGGTTTGCCCATGAGCACGACCCTCCGCTTTCTGAACACCCTGGTCGGGGTGGGGGCCCTGAGCCGTACCGGCCAACGGACCTACTCCCTCGGCAGCAGAATCTATCTTCTGGGCGCCGTGGCTCGGGGGCACTACAAGCCGTACCAGGTGATCCATCCCTACATGGAGCGGATGCGGGACAAGACCAAGGAGGCCGTCTCCCTCTACGGCATCGAGGAGGAATGCCGGATCTGCTACGAGCACGTTCCGAGCCTTCTGACCATGCGGTGCGTCGTCCGGGTGGGCGACCGTTTTCCGCTGTGGGCCGGAGCGTCGGGCAAGGTGCTGTTGGCCTACGCCTCCGAGGACGTCGTCCGAAGAGAATTGGCGAAACTGACCCCCATCACCCGGGGGACGATTACCGACGAGGGCGCCTTCCGCAGGGACCTCGAGCTCATACGCAACCGGGAATACGCGATCAGTCGCGGAGAACGGGAGGACGGCATCCTCTCCATCGCCGTCCCCATCTTCGACTGGCAGGGAAATGCCGTCTACGCCTTTTCTCTTGCCGGCCCGGCCCTGAGATTCAC encodes the following:
- a CDS encoding IclR family transcriptional regulator; amino-acid sequence: MKEETVRSVERAFAVLNVFTLDEPQLTLNRIAEKIGLPMSTTLRFLNTLVGVGALSRTGQRTYSLGSRIYLLGAVARGHYKPYQVIHPYMERMRDKTKEAVSLYGIEEECRICYEHVPSLLTMRCVVRVGDRFPLWAGASGKVLLAYASEDVVRRELAKLTPITRGTITDEGAFRRDLELIRNREYAISRGEREDGILSIAVPIFDWQGNAVYAFSLAGPALRFTEKKAVGLVPEIQQLCVEISRKLFA